A single region of the Corallococcus silvisoli genome encodes:
- a CDS encoding ABC transporter ATP-binding protein — MTTMTNDLEAKVVAPGAVPGKALLQLDGLTKVFETEEVETHALSNIHLTIRQNEWVAIVGPSGSGKSTLLAVLGLLDTATRGSYLLDGRSVLELSPTDRAKVRNQHIGFIFQSFNLIGDLTVFENVELPLTYRGLPAADRKQRVERALERVGMAHRARHLPGQLSGGQQQRVAVARAVAGDPLILLADEPTGNLDSKNGEAVMQLLSDLHKAGSTLCMVTHDPAHARIATRTVSLFDGRVVQDEQLR; from the coding sequence ATGACGACGATGACGAACGACCTCGAGGCGAAGGTGGTGGCGCCCGGAGCGGTGCCGGGGAAGGCCCTGCTCCAGCTCGACGGGCTCACGAAGGTGTTCGAGACGGAGGAGGTGGAGACGCACGCGCTGTCCAACATCCACCTCACCATCCGCCAGAACGAATGGGTGGCCATCGTGGGCCCGTCCGGCTCCGGCAAGTCCACGCTGCTCGCGGTGCTGGGGCTCCTGGACACGGCCACGCGCGGCAGCTACCTGCTGGACGGACGCAGCGTGCTGGAGCTGTCGCCCACGGACCGGGCGAAGGTGCGCAACCAGCACATCGGCTTCATCTTCCAGAGCTTCAACCTCATCGGCGACCTCACCGTCTTCGAGAACGTGGAGCTGCCGCTCACCTACCGCGGCCTGCCCGCGGCGGACCGCAAGCAGCGCGTGGAGCGGGCCCTGGAGCGCGTGGGCATGGCGCACCGGGCGCGGCACCTGCCGGGGCAGCTCTCCGGCGGTCAGCAGCAGCGCGTCGCGGTGGCGCGCGCCGTGGCGGGGGATCCGCTCATCCTCCTGGCGGACGAGCCCACGGGCAACCTGGACTCGAAGAACGGCGAGGCGGTGATGCAGCTCTTGTCGGACCTGCACAAGGCGGGCTCCACGCTGTGCATGGTGACGCACGACCCGGCGCACGCGCGCATCGCCACGCGCACGGTGAGCCTCTTCGACGGCCGCGTCGTGCAGGACGAGCAGCTTCGCTAG
- a CDS encoding efflux RND transporter periplasmic adaptor subunit, with protein sequence MDIPKARAPRRKPYLLAALGLGLLVAVTVGLGRLRPAAPTVERASVWLDTVKRGPLVRQVKGTGSLVPESIRWLTADTAGRVERIHVRPGATVTAGTLLLELSNPDVQLQALEAERQLASAEGDFLELRELLQTQRLSQQATVAALAAEAADATRRSQANVALFEKAFVGDLETRQAREKAEASDQRLELERQRLDVMTQSLRQRLASQQEQVERLKAVARFRRQQVESMKVLAGEDGVLQELPLELGQWVTPGVLLAKVVKPERLKAELRIAETQARDILPGLKVQVDTRNGVVEGTVARVAPAASQGTVRVEVSLPATLPKGARPDLTVEGTVELERLDDVLSVGRPAGAQADSSLALFRLVPGGDEAVRIPVKLGRGSVNAVEVVQGLVEGDQVVLSDMTAWDAVERVRLR encoded by the coding sequence GTGGACATCCCCAAGGCTCGTGCACCTCGCCGCAAACCCTATCTCCTGGCCGCCCTGGGCCTGGGCCTGCTCGTGGCCGTGACGGTGGGCCTCGGCCGGCTGCGCCCCGCCGCCCCCACGGTGGAGCGAGCCTCGGTGTGGCTGGACACGGTGAAGCGCGGCCCGCTGGTGCGTCAGGTGAAGGGGACCGGTTCGCTGGTGCCCGAGTCCATCCGCTGGCTCACCGCCGACACCGCCGGCCGCGTGGAGCGCATCCACGTGCGCCCCGGCGCCACCGTGACCGCGGGCACGCTGCTCCTGGAGCTGTCCAACCCCGACGTGCAGCTCCAGGCCCTGGAGGCCGAGCGCCAGCTGGCGAGCGCGGAAGGCGACTTCCTGGAGCTGCGCGAGCTGCTCCAGACGCAGCGCCTGTCCCAGCAGGCCACCGTGGCCGCCCTCGCCGCCGAGGCCGCCGACGCCACGCGCCGCTCCCAGGCCAACGTGGCCCTGTTCGAGAAGGCCTTCGTCGGCGACCTGGAGACGCGGCAGGCGCGGGAGAAGGCGGAGGCGTCCGACCAGCGTCTGGAATTGGAGCGCCAGCGCCTGGACGTCATGACCCAGAGCCTGCGCCAGCGCCTGGCCTCCCAGCAGGAGCAGGTGGAGCGCCTGAAGGCCGTGGCGCGCTTCCGCCGCCAGCAGGTGGAGTCCATGAAGGTGCTGGCGGGCGAGGACGGCGTGCTCCAGGAGCTGCCCCTGGAGCTGGGCCAGTGGGTCACGCCCGGCGTGCTGCTGGCCAAGGTCGTGAAGCCCGAACGGTTGAAGGCGGAGCTGCGCATCGCGGAGACGCAGGCGCGCGACATCCTGCCGGGCCTGAAGGTGCAGGTGGACACGCGCAACGGCGTCGTCGAAGGCACCGTGGCCCGCGTGGCGCCCGCGGCCAGCCAGGGCACGGTGCGCGTGGAGGTGTCGCTGCCGGCCACGCTGCCCAAGGGGGCCCGGCCGGACCTCACCGTGGAGGGCACGGTGGAGCTGGAGCGGCTGGATGACGTGCTGTCGGTGGGCCGCCCGGCGGGGGCCCAGGCGGACAGCTCGCTGGCGCTCTTCCGGCTCGTGCCTGGAGGCGACGAGGCGGTGCGCATCCCGGTGAAGCTGGGCCGGGGCTCGGTGAACGCGGTGGAGGTGGTGCAGGGGTTGGTGGAGGGTGATCAGGTGGTGCTGTCGGACATGACCGCGTGGGACGCGGTGGAACGCGTGAGGCTGCGATGA